Part of the Cereibacter sphaeroides 2.4.1 genome, ATCGCGGTTTTCGGCCGGGCGGGGCTGCTGAACCGGGGGCTCGAGGCCGTGGGCCTGCCCGCGCTTTCGATCTACGGGCTCCACGGTGTCGTGCTGGCCCATGTCTTCTTCAACATGCCCTTCGCCGTCCGGCTGATCCTGCAGGGCTGGCTCGCGATCCCGTCCGAGCGTTTCCGGCTGGCGGCCGCGCTCGGCTTCCGGCCGGCCGATGTGGCGCGGCATCTGGAATGGCCGATGCTGCGGGCGGTGGTGCCGGGCGTGGCGCTGGTGGTCTTCGTGATCTGCCTGTCGAGCTTCGCCGTGGCCCTGACGCTGGGCGGCGGCCCGCGGGCCACGACGGTGGAGCTTGCGATCTATCAGGCCCTGCGGTTCGAGTTCGACCTGGGCCGCGCGGCGCTGCTGGCTGCGCTGCAATTCGCACTCTGCGGGGCAGCGGTGCTGGCCACTGGCGCCCTGTCGCTGCCCTCGGCCTTCGGCGCAGGGCTCGACCGCGCGCCTGTGCCCCTCGCGCCGGGGGGCTGGCGGCGCGGGGCGGACGGCTTGGCGCTGGCGCTGGCCGCGGCTTTCCTCCTTCTGCCGCTCGGCATGGTCGCCGCGCGCGGGGCGCCGGGGCTTCTCCATCTGCCGTCCGATGTCTGGGCCGCGGCGGGCCGGTCGCTCGCGGTGGCACTGCCCTCGGCCGCCCTCTCGGTGACCGGCGCGCTGGTGCTGGCGCTGGCGGGCCCCCGCTTCGGGCTGGTGGCGACCCTGCCGCTCGCCGCCTCCTCGCTCGTCCTCGGCACCGGGCTGTTCCTTGCTGTCCATCCCGTCCTCAATCCGACGCTGGTCGCGCTGCCGGTGACGATGCTCGTCAATGCCACGCTCACGCTGCCCTTCGCCTATCGCATCCTCGCACCCGAGGCGCGCGCGCTTGAGGCCGATTACGGCCGGCTCGCCGCGGCTCTGGGCCTTGGCGGCATGGCGCGGCTGCGCTGGCTCACGCTGCCGCGGCTGCGCCGTCCGCTGGGCTTCGCTCTGGGCGTGGCGTCGGCGCTGGCGATGGGGGATCTGGGCGTCATCGCGCTCTTTGCCGCCGAGGGGGGCGCCACGCTGCCGCTTCTCGTCCAGCGGCTGATGGGTGCCTACCGGCTGGAAGAGGCGGCGGGGGCGGCGCTGCTTCTGGTGCTCACGAGCTTCGCCCTCTTCTGGATCTTCGACCGCGGAGGCCGCCATGCTGCATCTTGACCGCCTGCTGATCCGGCAGGGCGATTTCACGCTCCGCGCCGATGCCACGGCCTGCGCGGGCGAGCGGATCGCGGTGATCGGGCCGTCGGGCGGGGGCAAGTCCACGCTCCTCATGGCGATCGCGGGCTTCCTCGCCCCGGCCGAGGGGCGCATCCTCTGGCAGGGCCGGGATCTCGGCCCGCTCGGTCCCGGCGAGCGGCAGGTGAGCCTTCTGTTTCAGGACCAGAATCTCTTCCCGCATCTCACGCTGCGTGAAAATCTGGGGCTCGGGATCTCGCCCGCCCTGCGGCTTGCGGCCGGAGACCGCGCGCGGATCGCCGAGGCGCTGGAGCGTGTGGGTCTTGCGGGTCTCGGGGAGGCGAAGCCGGGGCGGCTCTCGGGAGGGCAGCAGGGGCGGGCGGCGCTCGCCCGGGCGCTCCTGCGGGCGCGGCCGATCCTGCTCCTCGACGAGCCCTTCGCCGCGCTCGGGCCCGCGCTCAAGGCCGAGATGCTGGCGCTCGTCTCCGAGATCGCGGCCGAGACCGGGGCCACGGTGCTGATGGTCACGCACGACCCCGAGGATGCGCGCCGCTTCGCCCACCGCACCATCCTCGTGGCGGACGGTCGGGCCGAGGCGCCGCAGCCGACGGCGGCGCTTTTTGCCGATCCGCCGCCGGCACTCCGCGCCTACCTCGGCCCCTGAACGGAAAAGGCCCCGCCGAAGCGGGGCCTGTCCTCATCGATCCCGGGGATCAGACGTTCGTCTTCTTCTTGCCCTTCACGCCGGCCCAGAGCCGCTTGTTCGTGAGGTAGAGCAGCACCGACAGCACGGTCAGGAACATGACGGCGGTGAAGCCGGCCTGCTTGCGGGCCATCAGCTTCGGTTCGGCCGCCCACATCAGGAAGGCCGAGACGTCTTCTGCCATCGCATGAACGCTGGCGTCGTGGCCGTCGGCATATTCCACCAGATCGTCCATGAGCGGAGGCGGCATGGCGATCCACGAGCCGGCGGTGGTCTTCACGCCGTTCGCGTCCTTGCAGGTGTCGGGGACCGAACCGTTCTGGAAGGCGCGGTTGTAGTAGAAGCCGTCCGGCTCATGGCCTTCGGCGCATTTCGGCGGCTCTTCCGGGAAGCCCGTCAGCACCGAGTAGATGTATTCCGGCCCGCCGATGCCGTTGAAGAGCTGGCTGATGCCGGTGCCCATCGGGCCGTGGAAGCCCGCCCGCGCCTTCGCCATGAGCGAGAGGTCGGGCGCGTTCTCCAGCGCCGAATGGGGGAAGTGGTCGGTGGGCTTGCCCTCGCGGTCCTCACCCGTTTCCTCGTCGGTCACGGTGAACTGCGTGGCATAGGCCCGGACCTGATCCTCGGGCAGCTCGGGGCCGCCCGGTTCCGACAGGCTGCGGATCGGGACGAACTTCATCCCGTGGCAGGCTGCGCAGACCTCGGTATAGACCTGCAGGCCCCGCTGGAGCTGGTGCTGGTCGAAGGTTCCGAACGGGCCCTCGAACGAGAAGGGCACGTCCTCGACATGGCCGCCGCCGGCCGCCATCGCCGCGCCGCCCGAGAGGGCGAGCGCCGTGGCGGCTGTGAGAGTGAGTTTGCGGATCATCGTCACTGTCCTTTCCCTTACTCTGCCACGACCGTTTTCGTGCCGCCGGTCGCCGGCGAGTAGTGGGCGTTGAAGTCTTCTTCGATGGTCGCGGGCGGAGCCACCGGCTTCTCGATCGCGCCGAGGATCGGCAGGATCACCAGGAAGTAGGCGAACCAGTAGGCCGATGCGATGAGCGAGATCCAGTCGTAGGGGAAGGTGGTCTGCTGGGCGCCGACCCAGGTCAGGATCACGAAGTCCGCCGCGAGCAGCCAGAAGTAGATCTTGAACATCGGGCGGTAGCGCCCCGACCGCACCGGCGAGGTGTCGAGCCACGGCACCAGCGCCATCACGAGGATCGCGCCGAACATCGCGAGCACGCCGAAGAACTTGGCGTCGATGATGCCGAAGCTGATGAAGTTGGCGATCTGCACCACCCAGACGTCGGCGGTGAAGGCGCGCAGGATCGCGTAGAAGGGCAGGAAGTACCATTCCGGCACGATGTGCGCGGGCGTCGAGAGCGGGTTCGCCTCGATGTAGTTGTCGGGGTGGCCGAGGTAGTTCGGCATGAAGCCCACGATGGCGAAGAACACCAGCAGGACGACGGCCAGGGCGAAGACGTCCTTGATGATGAAGTAGGGCCAGAACGGAACCGTGTCCTTCTGGGCTTCCGCCTTCGAGGTGCGGCGCACTTCGACGCCGGTCGGGTTGTTGTTGCCCGTCGAGTGGAAGGCCCAGATGTGGATGGCCACGAGGGCCGCGATCACGAAGGGCAGCAGGTAGTGCAGCGAGAAGAAGCGGTTGAGCGTGGCATTGTCCACCGCCGGGCCGCCGAGCAGCCAGGTCTGGATCGAATGGCCGATGCCCGGGATCGCGCCGAAGAGGCCGGTGATCACGGTGGCGCCCCAGAAGGACATCTGGCCCCACGGCAGCACGTAGCCCATGAAGGCGGTCGCCATCATCGCGAGATAGATGAGCATCCCCACGATCCAGGTGACCTCGCGCGGCGCCTTGTAGCTGCCGTAGTAGAGGCCGCGGAAGATGTGCAGATAGACCGCGATGAAGAACAGCGAGGCGCCGTTCGCATGCAGGTAGCGCAGCATGAAGCCGCCGTTCACGTTGCGCATGATGTGCTCGACCGAGGCGAAGGCCAGGTCGACATGCGGCGTGTAATGCATCGCAAGCACGATGCCGGTGACGATCTGCAGCACGAGACAGAAGGCGAGGACGACGCCCCAGATCCACATCCAGTTCAGGTTTCTGGGGGTGGGGATCATGATGGTGTCATAAGCCAGCGCGACAATCGGCAGCCGGCTGTGCAGCCACTTCTCGATGCCCGTCCGCGGCTCGTAATGGTCGTGAGGGATTCCGGACATGGCGTGTTCCTTACCCGAGCTGGATGGTGGTTTCGTCGATGAACTTGGCGAGCGGAATCGGCAGGTTCTCGGGCGCGGGGCCCTTCCGGATACGGCCGGCACTGTCGTAGTGCGATCCGTGGCAGGGGCAGAACCAGCCCCCGAAGTCACCCGACACGCCGCCGATCGGCACGCAGCCGAGGTGGGTGCAGACGCCCCACATCACCAGCCACTCTCCGGCCTCGTCCAGCGTGCGGTTCTGGTCCGTCGCCTCGGCGCCGGCGTCGATGTTCGCGTTGCGGGCATTGGTGTCGACCAGCTGGCCGAGCTGGACGGAGCGGCCGAGCTCGATGTCGGCCTCGGTGCGGCGGCGGATGAAGATCGGTTTGCCGAGGAACTTGACGGTCAGCTGGACACCCGGCTCGACCGAGCTCACATCGACGAAGATGGAGGCGAGGGCCTGCACGTCGGCCGACGGATTCATTTGGTTGATCAGCGGCCAGACGGCGGCCCCGGTGGCCACCGCCCCGGCTCCGGCCGTGGCGTAATACAGGAAATCCCTGCGAGTGCCTGCGTGATCTTCTGCGTTGGACACGAGAACTTCTCCCTTCCTCGGGCCGCTGCAGGCCCACAAGATGACCGGGCCGCGGTCAAACGCAGCCTTGCCTGTCGCCTTCTAATTGCCATGCGGCGTTGCGTCCAGCGGACAAACAGGCGCAGCAGGCAATTGGCACAGGCTCTTGCTGCCCTTTTGCCACCCTTTCGGCCGCCTCCGGTGCCGCGGGAATCGGCAGCTCCGGCGCGGGAGCGGGACCGGAGGTGCGCGGCGTCTCCCGGAGCGGTGCGGCCCGTCGGGGCGCAGGCAGGGGAGGGGTTCGAGACGGCGGCAGGCGCGGGGGCCGGTGACCCTCGTGAAGGACGCGCCCGCCCGCGCTTCCGGAGGGGCTCGGTTCCGGCAGGCTTCGCGAGGGCGCGGCAGAGCCTCGCCCGCCCCGGTCACGATTGCGTGTTCCGGTCTTCCGAAAGCGGCCGATCCACCCCCGCGGGGAAACGGCCTGTCATTCGCGCTTCGTGAATGACAGGCCCCGGGACGGTGGCGGTCAGGCGACGGGAACGGTCGCTAGCATCGAGGAGCGCTGGCTGAAACTCCCGGCCCACTCGGCGAGGAGCGGGCGCGCGGCGCGCCAGTCGCGCGGGCCATGGCGGAAGTCGAGATAGTCGAGCGCGCAGCCCATGGCGATCTGGCCGATGTCGAGCGGCCCCTGCAGCTGGCTCATCCAGCGGGCCTCGACCGCCTCGAGCGCGCGGGCGATCTTGCTCCACTGGCCCTCGACCCAGGGCTCGTGCCGCTTCTCTTCGGGGCGGATGCGGGATTCGTAGACCATCAGCACGGCCGCCTCGAGGATGCCGTCCGCCGTCGCTTCCAGCGTCAGCGCATCCCAGAGCCGGGGCGCCGCCGGATAGAGGCCGGCGTTGGCCACGCTGTCGAGATAGCGGCAGATCACCCGGCTGTCGTAGAGCGCGGGCCCGTCGTCCCGCGCGAGCACCGGGATCTTGCCCAGCGGATTGAGCGCGAGCGGCAGGTTGCCCGGATCGACGGGCGTGCCGCCCGAGAGGATCCGCTCGACCTTTCCGAACAGGCCGGTCTCGTGCAGCACGACATCGACCTTGCGCACGAAGGGCGAGGTCGCGGAAGCGTAAAGGCGCATGGGCTCAGGTTCTCCGGATGCGAAGCCGGGCCAGCCAGGCCGCATCGATCTCGACGCCCCCGCCCGCCCAGGTCAGGGTGCGCCGGAAGCGGCCGGCGGCGTTGGTCTGCCGTGCGCCCTCGAGGGCGCGGTCGGCCGGGCGGTGCAGCGACAGGCCCTCGCCCAGATCGTCGAGCGCATCCTCGGCGCGCTGATCGGTGCGGCCGGGCACGAGCGCGCGCCGGACGAGCCAGACCGCGCCGGCAACGGCGCCGGTGCGCAGGGCGAAGGCCGCGAGCGGAACGAGGGGAAGGGGCATCGGGACCTCCTCTGTCGGTCCCGGAATGGTAGGGCGGTCCGGCGCCGCTGGCAACTCCGGCCCGCCTGACAGGAAAAGGCCGCCACGGGAGGTCCCGGGCGGCCTTTCTGTCCCTCGAAGTCCGAAGCGATCAGCCCTGGCGGGCCTTGTAACGCTTCTGCGTCTTGTTGATCACATAGACGCGGCCCTTGCGGCGCACGACCTGGCAGTCGCGGTGGCGCAGCTTGAGCGAGCGGAGCGAGTTCGCAACCTTCATCTCTCTTCTCCCTTTCGCGGCGCGCGTGCGCCTTGAAAAAACGATGCCCCCGAACCGGGGGCGGTGAAATGGTGGGCGGTACTGGGATCGAACCAGTGGCCACTACGATGTCAACGTAGTGCTCTACCGCTGAGCTAACCGCCCACTCTGACATGCGCGCCACACCTGTTCCGCGCGAGGCGGTCGACCGGGCGGCGCCCCGTCGGTGGGCTGCTCTATAAATAGAGTCGGCGGGGTGTTCAAGGGGTTTTGGAGAGCTAGAAAATGAAGCACTATCGGGCGGTGAAGGAAGCCAGATGACGCCGGAAGCCTATTCGCTGATCCGCCCGGAGCGGCGCGACACCTCCGTGATCTTTTCCTCGCCGCACAGCGGGCGGGATTATCCGGCTTCGTTGGTGGGGCGCACGATTCTCGACGAACGGATGCTGCGCTCATCGGAAGATGCGTTCGTGGACGAGCTCTTCTCCTGCGCGCCGCGGCTGGGGGCCCCGCTGCTGATGGCCCGGGTGCCGCGCGCCTATGTCGACATGAACCGCTCGGCCGACGAGATGGATCCGGCGCTGATCGAGGGCATCTCGCGGGCGCCGCACAATCCGCGCGTCAGCTCGGGGCTCGGGGTGATTCCCCGCGTGGTGGCGAACGGGCGGCCGATCTACCGGGGCAAGATGCCGCTGGCCGAGGCCGAAGCGCGGATCGCCCGCTACTGGACCCCCTATCATCAGGCGCTGCGGACGCTGATCGACGAGAGCCAGGCGCTCTTCGACGAGGCGGTGCTGGTCGATTGCCATTCCATGCCGCATGAGGCCATCGAAACCCACGCCCGCCCCGGCCAGCCCACGCCCGAGGTTGTGCTCGGCGACCGGTTCGGCGCGGCCGCCTCGCGCACCGTGGTCGACCGGATCGAGGCGGCCTTCGTCTCGGCGGGTCTCCGGGTCGTGCGCAACGCGCCCTTCGCAGGCGCCTATATCGCGCAGGCCTACGGGCGCCCCTCGCGCAATCAGCATGTGGTGCAGGTCGAGGTGGACCGCTCCCTCTACATGGACGAGGCGCGGATCGAGCGCAGCGCGCGGTTCCCGGCCTTCGCAACACTCATGACCTCGGTCGTGGCCGAGATCACCGGCATCGGCCGCCCGGCCCTGCCGCTCGCGGCAGAGTGAGCCTCAGCGCAGGGACCGGCCCTTGATGATCGCGTCGTGGCCGAAGCGGGCGCGGATCGCGTCGGTCGCGCGCTCGGCGGCGATGCGCCGCCCGGCATTCGGGTCGAGGAGGTCGCCCGTCAGGTCCGCCTCGGCCGCCCCGGCCAGATCCGAGATGCCGACGCCGATCAGCCGGAACGGCCCGGCGGTGCGCGCGCCGTCGAACAGGGCGCGCGCCTCGCGGTAGATCCGGTCCGCCGATTGCGTGGGCCCGGCGAGCGCATGCCGGCGGGTGACGAGGGCGAAGTCCGTCCGCTTCAGCTTCAGCGTCACGGTGCGCCCGGAGAGCCCGCGCGCCTTGGCCCTGTCCGAGACCTGCTCGGCCAGCCGCCAGAGATGGCCGTCGAGGATCTCGGGATCGGCGGTGTCCTCGTGGAAGGTCGTCTCCTTCGACACCGATTTCAGCGCATGGTCGGCCGAGACGCGGCGGCGGTCCTCACCCCGCGCCAGATGCCACAGCCGCTCGCCCGTCTGGCCGAAGCGGGCCACGAGATCGGCCTTCTCCCAGCGCAGCAGATCCTCGATCGTGCGGATGCCCGCGCGCTCCAGCGCGCTCTGGGTGGCGGTGCCCACGCCCCAGATGATGCGGACGGGCTTCTTGCGCAGGAAAGCATCCGTCTCGGCGCGGCCGATCACCGAGAAGCCGCGCGGCTTGTCGAGGTCGGACGCGATCTTGGCCAGGAACTTGTTGTGCGAGAGCCCGACCGAGCCGGTGATGCCGAGCTCCTCCTCCATCCGCCGCAAAAGCCGCGCGAGGAGCACCGCTGGCGGCGCGCCATGCAGCCGCTCGGTGCCCGAGAGATCGAGGAAGGCCTCGTCGAGCGACAGGGGCTCGATGGCCGGGGTGAGATCCTCCATCATCGCACGGATCTGGCGCGAGACCCCGGCATAGACGTCGATCCGCGGCTTCACCACGGTGGCTTCGGGGCAGAGCTTCAGCGCCTGAAACATCGGCATGGCCGAGCGCACGCCCGAGATCCGGGCGATGTAGCAGCAGGTCGAGACGACGCCGCGGCTGCCGCCCCCAACGATCAGCGGCTTGTCCCGGAGCGAGGGATCGTCGCGCTTCTCGACGCTGGCATAGAAGGCGTCGCAGTCCATGTGCGCGATGGAGAGCGAGAACAGCTCGGGATGGGCCGTCACGCGGGGCGAGCGGCAGGCGGGGCAGCGGGTGCCGCCGTCGAAGGGCGTGAGGCAGTCGCGGCAGAGGGCGGGCATGGGGGGATCATACAGCGGGACCGACGGCTGCGGTAGATCGACCGTCGCCCCTCGCGCAGGTGCGCCCTCCTTGCGCTGCGGTGTCCTTCGCGGCATCAAGGGCCGGAAGAGCAGTCAGGAGGCAGCATGGACCCGGCGGATTTCATCGGCGGCAATGCCGTCCTACTGGCGCTCGCCGCCTTCCTCATCCTCTGCGTCTTCCTCGGCGTGCGAATCGTGCCGCAGTCGCAGAAACATGTGGTCGAGCGGTTCGGCCGGCTGCGGGCGGTGCTGGGGCCGGGGATCAACTTCGTGGTGCCCTTCCTCGACGTGGTCGCCCACAAGATCTCGGTGCTCGAGCGGCAGCTGCCCAATGCGATGCAGGATGCGATCACCGCCGACAACGTGCTGGTGAAGGTCGAGACCTCGGTCTTCTATCGCATCACCGAGCCCGAGAAGACCGTTTACCGGATCCGCGACGTCGACGCCGCCATCGCCACCACGGTGGCCGGGATCGTGCGCAGCGAGATCGGCAAGCTCGAGCTCGATCAGGTGCAGTCGAATCGCGCCGACCTGATCCAGAAGGTGCGCGAGCAGGTCGCGGCCATGGTGGATGACTGGGGCATCGAGGTGACGCGCGCCGAGGTGCTCGACGTCAATCTCGACGATGCGACCCGTGCGGCCATGCTTCAGCAGCTGAATGCCGAGCGGGCGCGGCGGGCGCTGGTGACCGAGGCCGAGGGCCGCAAGCGCGCGGTCGAGCTGAATGCCGATGCCGAGCTCTATGCCGCCGAGCAGGAGGCCAAGGCGCGCCGTGTGCTGGCCGATGCCGAGGCCTATGCCACCGGCGTGATCGCCGAGGCGATCCGCGAGAACGGGATCGAGGCCGCGCAATATCAGGTGGCGCTGAAGCAGGTCGAGGCGCTGACCGCCGTCGGGCAGGGCGAGGCCAAGCAGCTCATCGTGGTGCCCGCCTCGGCGATGGATGCCTTTGCCGATGCCTTCCGGATGCTGAAGGGGCGGGCATGATCTGGTCGGTCTGGTGGATCTGGGTGGTGGCGGGGCTTCTGCTCGGGATCGTCGAGATCCTCGTGCCGGGCTTCGTCTTCCTGGGCTTCGCCGTGGGCGCGGTGGCCATCGGACTTCTGATCTGGATCGGGCTCGAGGCCGGGCTGCCGCTGCTGCTCGTGCTGTTCGCTCTCATGTCGCTCGCGGTCTGGCTCGCGCTGCGCCGGATGTTCGGCCTGCCCTCGGGCTCGGTGAAGATCTGGGACCGCGACATCAACGATAACTGATCCGCGCAAGACGGGGCCGGCCCCCGCATGTCGGACTGTGGCCGGATGCCCGTCTGAAAGCCCGCACCGTGGCGGGATTGCGCAGCCTTGCCAATACCTCCGGGAGGGACATGAGTGCCGCCCGCGCCGTCATTCGGGCAGTCCTGCCAGAGCAACGCCGCGGCCTTCCACACGACAGCTTCCCGGCCGGTTGGCGGGCTTCCGCTCTCCCGCCGCGCGTCCTCCCGCTGCGATGGAACCGTGGGGGGCGAGTCCTGTTTTGATCCCAAGGAAATGTCTGTTTTACGAAAACAGGAAGGAGGATCTGATGTCTGACTACCGTCGCGACCCGACCCCGAACAACCGCACCACGGCCGAACGGCCGGTCGAAGGCTCGGCTTCGCGCACCATGTGGTATGTCGTGGGTGCGGTCATCGTGCTGCTTCTGGTGCTGTGGTTCCTCTTCGGCGGCATGAGTGCCACGAATGACGCGACCATGACCACGCCGCCTGCCGCGACGACCACGACCGAGCCCGCCGCTCCGCCGCCGGCCACCGCGCCTGCGCCCGAGGCCACCACGCCTGCGCCGGCCGAGCCCGCGCCCGCTCCCGAGGCGGCTCCGGCGACGCCCGCGCCCGACGCGACCGCTCCGGCCGCGCCCGCGCAGTAACGGCTCAGCCGCGGGTCGGAAGCTCTGCCTGAACGGCGAGAGCCGCGGCCCGCGGATCCCCGGCCTGCCAGATCGGCCGGCCGACGACGATATGGTCCGCCCCGTCCGCGATCGCGCGGGCGGGGGTCGCCACCCGCTTCTGATCTCCGAGCGCGGCGCCCGTGGGCCGCACGCCCGGCGTCACGATCAGCCGCCCCGCCGCCTGCGGCAGGGCCCGGATCGCCGCCGCCTCCTGCGGGCTCGCGATCACCCCATGCGCGCCCGCATCCAGCGCCCGTGCCGCCCGCTCGAGCGTGATCTCGGCCAGATCGCCCGCCCGGATCATGTTCGCATCGAGATCCGCCCGGTCGAGCGAGGTCAGCACCGTCACCGCGAGGATGCGCAGCCCGCTGCCCGAGGCGCCCTGCACCGCGGCCCGCACCACCTGCGGATCGCCATGGACCGTCAGGAAATCGAGATCGTAGCTCGCGAAGCCCCGCACGGCGGCCTCGACGGTCGCGCCGATGTCGAAGAGCTTCATGTCGAGGAAGATGCGCTTGCCCCGTTCCTGCTTCAGCTCGTTGGCCAGCGCGAGGCCGCCGCCGGTCAGCATGCCCAAGCCGATCTTGTAGAACGAGACCGCATCGCCGAGCCGCTCCGCGAGATCCAGCCCCTGCACGACGTTCGGCACATCGAGTGCCACGATCAGACGGTCGTCGGCCATGGGAAGCTCCTTGCTGCTGAGGTCGGGCGGGTGATGGGACGAGGGCTGCTGCGTGTCAAGCCGGGCCATTCCGTCGGGCCGCGGCGGCTGCTATCGGTGGCCCATGCTCATCGCCTTCGACATCGGCGGATCCCGCATCCGCGCCGCCCGCGCCTTCGCCCCCGACGACCTGGAGCCTCTGGGCGAGCGGCCGATGCCTCTGAGCTTTCCGGGCTTCGTCGCGGCTCTGCGCGACCTCATGCCGGAGGAGGCCACGTCGCTCGCCATCGCCATCGCGGGCGTGGTCGATCCCGACACGGGCCGCATCACCGCGGCCAATTTGCCGGCTGTCAACCGCCGGGCGCTGGCCGCCGATCTCGGCGCGGCCCTCGGCCGGCCGGTCTGGATCGGCAACGATGCCGACTGCTTCGTGCTGACGGAGGCGCTGCTGGGCGTGGGGCGCGGTCACCGCAGCGTGTTCGGCATCATCCTCGGCAGCGGCGTGGGCGGAGGGATCGTGCTGGACGGGCGGCTCCTGACCGGGGCGGGCGGGATCGCGGGCGAATGGGGGCATGCGCCGGTGCTCGACCAGCGCCCGCTCGGACGGGATCTGCCTCATCTGCCCTGCGGCTGCGGCCAGAGCGGCTGCGTCGACACCTACGGCAGCGCGCGGGGGATCGAGCGGCTGCATCTCGCCCTATGTGGGCAAAGGCTCGACAGCCGCGAGATCCTGGCGGCCTGGCGGGCAGGGGAGATGGCTGCGGCCGAGACGGTGGAGGTCTGGCTCGAGCTGGTGGCGGGGCCGCTTGCGATGCTGGTCAATGTCATCGGCCCGTCGGTGGTCCCCGTGGGCGGGGGCCTTTCGAACGACGGCGACCTCGTGGCGGCGCTGGATCGCGCCGTCCGTCACCGGCTTCTGCGGCCCGCGTCCGAGACGCTGCTGCGGCCGGCCTTCCATCCCGAGCCCGGGCTGGTCGGGGCCGCGCTGGCGGGGCTTCAGGCCTTGGGCTGAGCCCCGCCCTCCGTCAGGCGGCGCGGTCGACCTGCGGCTCGTAGCGCGCGAGGAACAGGGTCTTCGCGCTGTCGATCAGCCGTTCGCGCAGGGGGGCGCCGCCGCGGGCGGGCTCGGTGGTGAAGATCCGGCGGACGTAGGGCACCGGGCGCGCGCTGTCCTTGACCAGCAGCGCGACGGTGGCCTCGACCTGACCGAAATCGCGCGCGTAATGGGCGCGCTCGATGGTGGCAGAGAGGATACGCATCGGAACACTCCTCGCTTGACCGGAAGGCGCCGGTCGGGATCAGGATGAACCGGCCTTGCCCCTTGCGGACCATGACCGCATGTCGCGGCCTTTTTCCGGGTCGGGGCAGCCGGTCGGGCTTGTGGATAAATCCATTTGGGCCTTGTCCGGTTCCACTGCACGACTTGCGCAAACACGGCTGCTTGATCGGATCGTGATCCTTGAATTCAAGCGGATCCGCGACCACCTGAGCATCAAGACCCGGGATGGACCGTGCCGACAGTCGGGCGGTGTCGCCGGGGGCTTAACGAGAGGAGTGACCGATGAACCTCGAGAAGTTCACGGAGCGGTCGCGCGGGTTCCTTCAGGCCGCGCAGACGATCGCGATGCGGGAAAGCCACCAGCGGCTGGCGTCCGAACATCTGCTGAAGGCCCTGATGGACGACGATCAGGGGCTGGCCTCGAACCTGATCCGCCGATCGGGCGGCGAGCCTGCGCGCGTGGCCGAGACGG contains:
- the petB gene encoding cytochrome b, producing the protein MSGIPHDHYEPRTGIEKWLHSRLPIVALAYDTIMIPTPRNLNWMWIWGVVLAFCLVLQIVTGIVLAMHYTPHVDLAFASVEHIMRNVNGGFMLRYLHANGASLFFIAVYLHIFRGLYYGSYKAPREVTWIVGMLIYLAMMATAFMGYVLPWGQMSFWGATVITGLFGAIPGIGHSIQTWLLGGPAVDNATLNRFFSLHYLLPFVIAALVAIHIWAFHSTGNNNPTGVEVRRTSKAEAQKDTVPFWPYFIIKDVFALAVVLLVFFAIVGFMPNYLGHPDNYIEANPLSTPAHIVPEWYFLPFYAILRAFTADVWVVQIANFISFGIIDAKFFGVLAMFGAILVMALVPWLDTSPVRSGRYRPMFKIYFWLLAADFVILTWVGAQQTTFPYDWISLIASAYWFAYFLVILPILGAIEKPVAPPATIEEDFNAHYSPATGGTKTVVAE
- a CDS encoding thiamine ABC transporter ATP-binding protein, translated to MLHLDRLLIRQGDFTLRADATACAGERIAVIGPSGGGKSTLLMAIAGFLAPAEGRILWQGRDLGPLGPGERQVSLLFQDQNLFPHLTLRENLGLGISPALRLAAGDRARIAEALERVGLAGLGEAKPGRLSGGQQGRAALARALLRARPILLLDEPFAALGPALKAEMLALVSEIAAETGATVLMVTHDPEDARRFAHRTILVADGRAEAPQPTAALFADPPPALRAYLGP
- a CDS encoding glutathione S-transferase; amino-acid sequence: MRLYASATSPFVRKVDVVLHETGLFGKVERILSGGTPVDPGNLPLALNPLGKIPVLARDDGPALYDSRVICRYLDSVANAGLYPAAPRLWDALTLEATADGILEAAVLMVYESRIRPEEKRHEPWVEGQWSKIARALEAVEARWMSQLQGPLDIGQIAMGCALDYLDFRHGPRDWRAARPLLAEWAGSFSQRSSMLATVPVA
- the ykgO gene encoding type B 50S ribosomal protein L36 — translated: MKVANSLRSLKLRHRDCQVVRRKGRVYVINKTQKRYKARQG
- a CDS encoding thiamine/thiamine pyrophosphate ABC transporter permease ThiP, yielding MARRAGALIVAAALAALTLGPLALVMARAGGGALGPADWAAVRFTVLQAALSAVVSVLLAVPVARALARRSFPGRRLMIALLGAPFLLPVIVAVLGLIAVFGRAGLLNRGLEAVGLPALSIYGLHGVVLAHVFFNMPFAVRLILQGWLAIPSERFRLAAALGFRPADVARHLEWPMLRAVVPGVALVVFVICLSSFAVALTLGGGPRATTVELAIYQALRFEFDLGRAALLAALQFALCGAAVLATGALSLPSAFGAGLDRAPVPLAPGGWRRGADGLALALAAAFLLLPLGMVAARGAPGLLHLPSDVWAAAGRSLAVALPSAALSVTGALVLALAGPRFGLVATLPLAASSLVLGTGLFLAVHPVLNPTLVALPVTMLVNATLTLPFAYRILAPEARALEADYGRLAAALGLGGMARLRWLTLPRLRRPLGFALGVASALAMGDLGVIALFAAEGGATLPLLVQRLMGAYRLEEAAGAALLLVLTSFALFWIFDRGGRHAAS
- the petC gene encoding cytochrome c1, translating into MIRKLTLTAATALALSGGAAMAAGGGHVEDVPFSFEGPFGTFDQHQLQRGLQVYTEVCAACHGMKFVPIRSLSEPGGPELPEDQVRAYATQFTVTDEETGEDREGKPTDHFPHSALENAPDLSLMAKARAGFHGPMGTGISQLFNGIGGPEYIYSVLTGFPEEPPKCAEGHEPDGFYYNRAFQNGSVPDTCKDANGVKTTAGSWIAMPPPLMDDLVEYADGHDASVHAMAEDVSAFLMWAAEPKLMARKQAGFTAVMFLTVLSVLLYLTNKRLWAGVKGKKKTNV
- the petA gene encoding ubiquinol-cytochrome c reductase iron-sulfur subunit, which codes for MSNAEDHAGTRRDFLYYATAGAGAVATGAAVWPLINQMNPSADVQALASIFVDVSSVEPGVQLTVKFLGKPIFIRRRTEADIELGRSVQLGQLVDTNARNANIDAGAEATDQNRTLDEAGEWLVMWGVCTHLGCVPIGGVSGDFGGWFCPCHGSHYDSAGRIRKGPAPENLPIPLAKFIDETTIQLG
- a CDS encoding N-formylglutamate amidohydrolase, with amino-acid sequence MTPEAYSLIRPERRDTSVIFSSPHSGRDYPASLVGRTILDERMLRSSEDAFVDELFSCAPRLGAPLLMARVPRAYVDMNRSADEMDPALIEGISRAPHNPRVSSGLGVIPRVVANGRPIYRGKMPLAEAEARIARYWTPYHQALRTLIDESQALFDEAVLVDCHSMPHEAIETHARPGQPTPEVVLGDRFGAAASRTVVDRIEAAFVSAGLRVVRNAPFAGAYIAQAYGRPSRNQHVVQVEVDRSLYMDEARIERSARFPAFATLMTSVVAEITGIGRPALPLAAE